A DNA window from Aminiphilus circumscriptus DSM 16581 contains the following coding sequences:
- a CDS encoding TrkH family potassium uptake protein — protein sequence MVLGFLLLIAAGTLLVWAGNLHSARLSLVDALFTATSAVCVTGLVVVDTGRDLSPFSQVVVLLLIQLGGLGVMTAMTALPLVAGQRIGIRQRLLFAEGMGLDTPQGAVRLLLDVLRLTLTIEGVGALLLFFAFLGEYPPGRAAALAIFHSVSAFCNAGFSLFSTSLEEYAASIAVPGVVMMLLVLGGLGFPVLSELRNVRRERRPLSVAARLVLVTTGVCILGGFVLLLAAEWNGAFRHLAPGWKLWNALFAAVTPRTAGFDTVAPGLYAPLGLLVTILLMIIGASPASTGGGVKTTTVGILALACLRDIQGETEVHAFARKIPVRTVFRALTFVLLYLGTILCGVFCLSFTEALPFGSVLFEVVSALGTVGLSMGITSSLSVPGKLVMVLLMFWGRVGIVTFMYSLVQSSGGGRISYVDARIPIG from the coding sequence GTGGTTTTAGGGTTCCTGCTGCTTATTGCCGCAGGAACCCTACTTGTATGGGCGGGGAACCTGCACTCCGCGAGGCTTTCTCTCGTGGATGCCCTCTTCACCGCCACCTCTGCGGTGTGTGTCACGGGGCTCGTAGTGGTGGACACGGGACGGGATCTCTCTCCCTTCTCGCAGGTGGTCGTTCTCCTTCTCATCCAGCTCGGAGGGCTTGGCGTGATGACCGCCATGACTGCCCTTCCCCTGGTGGCGGGACAGCGCATCGGTATTCGCCAGCGGCTTCTTTTTGCGGAAGGAATGGGGCTCGACACACCCCAGGGGGCGGTACGCCTTCTCCTCGACGTGCTCAGGCTCACCCTGACCATTGAGGGCGTGGGAGCACTGTTGCTCTTTTTCGCCTTTTTGGGAGAATATCCTCCGGGACGCGCCGCCGCCCTGGCGATCTTCCACAGTGTGAGTGCCTTCTGCAATGCCGGGTTCTCCCTCTTTTCCACGAGCCTGGAGGAATATGCTGCCTCCATCGCCGTGCCGGGGGTCGTCATGATGCTGCTCGTCCTCGGGGGACTCGGATTTCCCGTCCTCTCGGAACTCCGGAACGTTCGGCGGGAACGACGTCCTCTCTCCGTTGCGGCGCGGCTGGTGCTCGTCACCACAGGGGTCTGCATTCTGGGAGGATTCGTTCTCCTGCTGGCTGCGGAATGGAACGGCGCCTTCCGACACCTGGCCCCTGGATGGAAACTGTGGAACGCACTCTTCGCGGCAGTGACACCGCGCACGGCGGGATTCGACACGGTGGCGCCCGGACTCTACGCGCCGCTGGGGCTTCTGGTGACGATCCTGCTCATGATTATCGGGGCGTCGCCGGCTTCCACGGGGGGTGGCGTGAAGACCACTACCGTGGGAATTCTCGCTCTGGCATGCCTGCGGGATATTCAGGGCGAGACGGAGGTGCACGCCTTTGCCCGGAAGATCCCCGTGCGGACGGTCTTTCGGGCGTTGACTTTCGTGTTGCTCTATCTGGGAACGATCCTCTGCGGTGTCTTCTGTCTCTCCTTCACGGAGGCACTTCCCTTCGGGAGCGTCCTTTTCGAGGTTGTTTCCGCTCTGGGAACGGTGGGGCTTTCCATGGGCATCACGTCGTCCCTGAGCGTTCCGGGGAAGCTCGTGATGGTACTGCTGATGTTCTGGGGCCGGGTGGGAATCGTGACCTTCATGTACAGCCTCGTGCAATCGTCGGGAGGCGGCCGGATCTCCTACGTGGACGCCCGGATTCCCATCGGATAG
- a CDS encoding potassium channel family protein — MRQPEAAKGRKKKTVLVVGLGRFGFALCERLAVLGQHVVAVDKVRALVENVSDLVELSAQLDATDEDALAKVGAKDADVAVVSIGENLEASVLATAILRGMGVPRVVARAQNSLHARVLAKVGAHRVIFPERDMGIRVADLFVFPWLTQFSPLPGSEYLVGSLAPLPEMVGKSLVELDFRNRYNAVVLLINRQGSQFLPSAATIIEVKDVLLIAARQKDVEPWANRLYEEGGDKA; from the coding sequence ATGAGACAGCCCGAAGCGGCGAAGGGACGGAAGAAAAAGACCGTGCTGGTGGTGGGGCTGGGGCGCTTCGGTTTCGCCTTGTGCGAGCGCCTCGCAGTCTTGGGGCAGCATGTGGTTGCGGTGGACAAGGTGCGCGCTCTGGTGGAGAATGTGTCGGACCTAGTGGAGCTTTCGGCCCAGCTCGACGCTACCGATGAGGACGCCCTGGCCAAGGTGGGCGCCAAGGATGCGGACGTGGCGGTGGTCTCCATCGGAGAAAATCTCGAGGCGAGCGTTCTCGCCACGGCGATCCTCCGTGGCATGGGCGTTCCTCGGGTGGTAGCCCGGGCGCAGAATTCCCTTCATGCCCGGGTACTGGCGAAGGTGGGCGCGCATCGCGTCATCTTTCCCGAGCGGGACATGGGCATCCGGGTGGCGGACCTCTTCGTTTTCCCCTGGTTGACCCAGTTTTCACCCCTTCCTGGCTCGGAATACCTGGTGGGGTCCCTTGCGCCTCTTCCGGAGATGGTGGGCAAGTCGTTGGTCGAGCTGGATTTCAGGAACCGCTACAACGCCGTGGTTCTGCTGATCAATCGGCAGGGGAGTCAGTTTCTCCCGTCCGCTGCTACAATCATCGAGGTCAAGGATGTGTTGCTCATTGCGGCTCGCCAAAAGGATGTGGAGCCCTGGGCGAATCGCCTGTATGAGGAAGGAGGAGATA